A DNA window from Gigantopelta aegis isolate Gae_Host chromosome 4, Gae_host_genome, whole genome shotgun sequence contains the following coding sequences:
- the LOC121372175 gene encoding uncharacterized protein LOC121372175 — MKMDVFRSCAVCLCLLGCAMAVTYDMEINLSTGVVTGSDSSISWFTTLVGSSNIPCSKRGVLKLTFNSAGLAKRKVRIDMTFSNPKGYSFNIGDSRTNNAWGGDSRTQSRDAEIHSYNKGMHVYSNDYNSPKAHKYVTSTYKTSLQFIITDGIVTWNNGEGYFNSIIKNDLFALKGQSDTEGSVNYDIYLAMNRVIYGGRRGSGLCSVGIKWLEGFS; from the exons ATGAAGATGGATGTTTTTAGAAGTTGTGCCGTGTGTCTCTGTCTGCTGGGATGTGCCATGGCCGTTA CGTACGACATGGAGATAAACCTGTCAACAGGGGTGGTGACCGGTTCCGACTCCTCCATCTCGTGGTTCACGACTCTAGTGGGTTCCAGTAACATCCCCTGCAGTAAACGTGGAGTGCTGAAGCTGACGTTTAACTCTGCTGGACTCGCCAAGAGAAAAGTGCGAATCGACATGACGTTCTCCAACCCCAAGGGATACTCCTTCAACATCGGAGACTCCAGAACTAATAATGCTTGGG GCGGTGACTCGAGAACCCAGAGCCGAGACGCCGAGATCCATTCCTACAACAAGGGCATGCACGTGTACAGCAACGACTACAACTCGCCGAAAGCCCACAAGTACGTGACATCGACGTACAAGACCAGCCTGCAGTTCATCATCACCGACGGCATCGTCACCTGGAACAACGGCGAAGGCTACTTCAACTCCATCATCAAAAACGACCTGTTCGCGCTGAAAGGCCAGTCTGACACCGAGGGCAGCGTCAACTACGACATCTATCTGGCGATGAATCGAGTTATTTACGGTGGACGCAGGGGCAGTGGCTTGTGTAGTGTTGGAATCAAGTGGCTCGAGGGATTTTCCTAA